In Nonomuraea muscovyensis, the following proteins share a genomic window:
- a CDS encoding diacylglycerol/lipid kinase family protein has protein sequence MRAMLLVNPKATTTNSRTRDVLIRALGAAVDLTVEETGYRGHAATLAATARAKGYDVVAVLGGDGTINETVNGLLNPVNGRPSRPAAPAPAAAGQVPAPTAAAGRPSLIVIPGGSANVFARGLGLPNDPVEATGAVLEALREGRHRTVGLGQALWNGESRYFTFCAGMGYDAEVIRAVEGLRGAGRKATPSRYVNTALRHYLLTDKRHPAMTLTGPGIPKAEGVFMAIVSNTSPWTYLGPRPVRPTPWASFETGLDLLGLQRLGPLALLPVIRQILTESDALPSGRHLVQLHDEQEFTLTASRPVAFELDGDYLGERESVTFRSTPDALQVLV, from the coding sequence ATGCGCGCAATGCTGCTGGTCAACCCCAAGGCGACGACCACGAACTCCCGTACCCGGGACGTGCTGATCCGCGCGCTCGGCGCGGCCGTGGACCTGACCGTCGAGGAGACCGGCTACCGGGGCCACGCGGCCACGCTGGCCGCCACCGCGCGGGCCAAGGGTTACGACGTGGTGGCCGTGCTGGGCGGCGACGGGACGATCAACGAGACGGTGAACGGCCTGCTCAACCCCGTCAACGGCCGCCCCTCCCGGCCCGCGGCACCCGCCCCCGCGGCGGCCGGCCAGGTCCCCGCGCCCACGGCGGCCGCCGGGCGGCCCTCCCTGATCGTCATCCCGGGCGGCAGCGCGAACGTGTTCGCCCGCGGCCTCGGCCTGCCCAACGATCCGGTGGAGGCCACCGGAGCGGTGCTTGAGGCGCTGCGGGAGGGGCGCCACAGGACCGTGGGCCTGGGCCAGGCCCTCTGGAACGGCGAAAGCCGATATTTCACCTTCTGTGCGGGGATGGGGTACGACGCCGAGGTGATCCGCGCGGTCGAGGGGCTCCGCGGCGCGGGACGCAAGGCGACACCCTCCCGCTACGTCAACACCGCGCTGCGCCACTACCTGCTGACCGACAAGCGGCACCCCGCCATGACGCTGACCGGCCCCGGCATCCCCAAGGCCGAGGGCGTCTTCATGGCGATCGTCTCCAACACCTCGCCGTGGACGTACCTGGGCCCCCGGCCGGTCCGGCCGACTCCGTGGGCGAGCTTCGAGACCGGGCTCGACCTGCTCGGGCTCCAGCGGCTGGGACCGCTGGCGCTGCTGCCGGTGATCCGGCAGATCCTCACCGAGAGTGACGCGCTGCCCTCGGGCAGGCACCTGGTGCAGCTCCACGACGAGCAGGAGTTCACCCTCACCGCGAGCCGCCCGGTGGCCTTCGAGCTGGACGGCGACTACCTGGGAGAGCGGGAGTCCGTAACGTTCCGGTCTACCCCGGATGCGTTACAAGTGCTGGTCTAG
- a CDS encoding WhiB family transcriptional regulator: MDWRHVAACRDVDPELFFPIGNTGPALMQIEEAKQVCRSCPAVDACLKWALESGQDAGVWGGLSEDERRALKRRTARARARASA, encoded by the coding sequence ATGGACTGGCGCCATGTAGCCGCCTGCCGTGACGTGGACCCCGAGCTGTTCTTCCCGATCGGCAACACCGGCCCCGCACTCATGCAGATCGAGGAGGCCAAGCAGGTCTGCCGGTCGTGCCCGGCCGTCGACGCCTGCCTGAAGTGGGCCCTCGAGTCCGGCCAGGACGCCGGCGTCTGGGGCGGCCTGAGCGAGGACGAGCGCCGCGCGCTCAAGCGCCGCACGGCCCGTGCCCGCGCCCGCGCCTCCGCCTGA
- a CDS encoding sensor histidine kinase, which yields MPTLSDLVVRHTSLDAADLEWLHSLVSDWQLLADLSFADLVLWAPLLPSSKEPAGGCDMEHGDGWIAIAQMRPTTGPTVYHDDVVGTVVARGERQLIDTAWNERRICREGDPDWSTGVPVREETIPVRRALPGGEGRFLAVIQRSTNLSSARTPSRLELTYLQSASDLAQMVAEGRFPFSGEEPILVRSPRVGDGLLRLDRAGRVTYASPNALSAYRRLGLHADLVGAELGRVTAQLCYSDEPINEDLMIVASGRAAKETEVESGGTIVQLRAIPLIVGGGRIGALVLIRDVTELRRRERELMTKDATIREIHHRVKNNLQTVAALLRLQARRLRVPEGREALEEAVRRVGSIAIVHETLSHAPEEFVDFDDIADRVIAMAGEVSSAEAAVTPRRVGAFGVLPSLIATPLAMALTELLQNALQHGHPKRLQVVVQPEADRLNVVVWDDGQGVPDDFDLDSTTSLGLQIVRTLVVGELSGKLAIERREGGGTEVTLSIPLPAS from the coding sequence GTGCCCACACTCAGCGACCTCGTCGTCCGCCACACCTCACTCGACGCGGCGGACCTCGAATGGCTGCACTCGCTGGTCTCCGACTGGCAGCTGCTCGCCGACCTGTCGTTCGCCGACCTCGTCCTGTGGGCGCCGTTGCTGCCTTCGTCGAAGGAGCCCGCGGGCGGTTGCGACATGGAGCACGGCGACGGGTGGATCGCGATCGCGCAGATGCGGCCCACCACCGGCCCCACCGTCTACCACGACGACGTCGTCGGCACGGTCGTCGCCCGGGGCGAGCGCCAGCTCATCGACACCGCCTGGAACGAGCGGCGCATCTGCCGCGAGGGCGACCCCGACTGGTCCACGGGCGTGCCCGTGCGCGAGGAGACCATCCCGGTACGGCGGGCCCTGCCGGGCGGCGAGGGCCGCTTCCTCGCGGTCATCCAGCGCTCCACCAACCTGTCGTCCGCCCGCACCCCGTCCCGCCTGGAGCTGACCTACCTGCAGAGCGCCTCCGACCTGGCGCAGATGGTCGCCGAGGGCCGCTTCCCGTTCTCCGGCGAGGAACCGATCCTCGTCCGCTCGCCGCGCGTCGGCGACGGCCTGCTGCGGCTCGACCGGGCCGGCCGGGTGACGTACGCCTCGCCGAACGCCCTGTCGGCCTACCGGCGCCTGGGGCTGCACGCCGACCTGGTGGGCGCCGAGCTGGGCCGCGTCACGGCGCAGCTCTGCTATTCGGACGAGCCCATCAACGAGGACCTCATGATCGTGGCCAGCGGGCGCGCGGCCAAGGAGACCGAGGTCGAGTCCGGCGGCACGATCGTCCAGCTCCGGGCCATCCCGCTGATCGTCGGCGGCGGGCGCATCGGCGCGCTGGTGCTCATCCGTGACGTGACCGAGCTGCGACGGCGCGAACGCGAGCTGATGACCAAGGACGCGACGATCCGCGAGATCCACCACCGCGTCAAGAACAACCTGCAGACCGTGGCCGCCCTGCTCAGGCTCCAGGCGCGGCGGCTGCGCGTCCCCGAGGGGCGCGAGGCGCTGGAGGAGGCCGTCCGGCGGGTCGGCTCCATCGCGATCGTGCACGAGACGCTGTCCCACGCGCCGGAGGAGTTCGTCGACTTCGACGACATCGCCGACCGGGTGATCGCGATGGCCGGTGAGGTGTCGTCGGCCGAGGCGGCGGTGACGCCGCGCCGGGTGGGCGCGTTCGGGGTGCTGCCGTCGCTGATCGCCACGCCGCTGGCGATGGCCCTCACCGAACTGCTGCAGAACGCGCTGCAGCACGGGCATCCGAAGCGGCTGCAGGTGGTGGTCCAGCCGGAGGCCGACCGGCTCAACGTGGTCGTCTGGGACGACGGCCAGGGCGTGCCGGACGACTTCGACCTCGACAGCACGACGAGCCTGGGCCTGCAGATCGTGCGCACGCTGGTGGTGGGGGAGCTGTCGGGCAAGCTCGCGATCGAGCGGCGCGAGGGCGGCGGCACGGAGGTCACGCTGTCGATCCCGCTGCCCGCCTCGTGA
- a CDS encoding aminotransferase class I/II-fold pyridoxal phosphate-dependent enzyme, producing MDPLAGLREATADRQAAGLRRVLRPRTPDGDLAPVAEPAEAVGRHGALLVVAEAHSLGVVGEDGRGLVHSSGLFGASHIVRTVTLSTSLGSQGGAVLGEPEVIDTLIDTGRSFIFDTGLAPASVAAASAAADILQHQPELPGRARLRAGELAAMVRELGLETSEPAGAVVPVVLGPPETALAAAATCAELGVRVGCFRPPSAPEGRSCLRLTARANLSSDDLAVIRHALTAVAEVKVRA from the coding sequence ATGGATCCCCTGGCAGGGCTTCGCGAGGCCACCGCGGACCGGCAGGCCGCGGGGCTGCGGCGCGTGCTCCGGCCGCGCACCCCCGACGGCGACCTCGCGCCGGTGGCCGAGCCGGCGGAGGCCGTCGGGCGGCACGGCGCCCTGCTCGTGGTGGCCGAGGCCCACTCCCTCGGCGTCGTCGGCGAAGATGGACGCGGCCTGGTGCACTCATCCGGACTTTTCGGGGCATCTCACATTGTGAGAACCGTCACACTGTCCACATCCCTGGGATCGCAGGGCGGGGCCGTGCTCGGCGAGCCGGAGGTGATCGACACGTTGATCGACACGGGCAGGTCGTTCATCTTCGACACCGGTCTGGCACCCGCCTCGGTTGCCGCCGCATCGGCCGCTGCGGATATCCTTCAGCATCAGCCTGAGCTGCCTGGACGCGCGCGTCTGAGGGCGGGCGAGCTGGCCGCCATGGTCCGCGAGCTCGGCCTGGAGACGAGCGAGCCGGCGGGCGCGGTCGTGCCCGTGGTGCTCGGCCCGCCCGAGACCGCGCTGGCCGCCGCCGCCACCTGTGCGGAGCTGGGGGTACGCGTGGGTTGCTTCCGCCCGCCCTCGGCGCCGGAAGGCCGGTCTTGCCTGCGGTTGACCGCTCGGGCCAATCTGAGTTCCGATGATCTCGCGGTGATCAGACACGCCCTCACCGCCGTGGCAGAAGTGAAGGTGAGAGCGTGA
- a CDS encoding GntR family transcriptional regulator: MTDDGPRVPKYYDVKRSLLELTKSLPAGSALPPERALAVRFETSRTTVRQALTELVVEGRLLRIQGKGTFVAQPKVAQVLQLTSYIGDLRTAGLEPDTKILEIGYITADEALARRLAINPGGRVLRIHRLRLANGEPVSIDTTHLSARRFPRLRRELEVHSSLYETLHNAYNVRLTDAEEIIETVLATPYDAKALGVDVGLPMLLLTRHAFDADGNPVEWAQSLYRGDRYKFVTRLRRP, encoded by the coding sequence GTGACCGACGACGGCCCTCGCGTACCGAAGTACTACGACGTGAAGCGGAGCCTGCTGGAGCTCACGAAGAGCCTGCCCGCCGGCAGCGCGCTGCCTCCCGAGCGGGCGCTGGCCGTACGGTTCGAGACCTCCCGCACCACCGTCCGCCAGGCCCTCACCGAGCTGGTCGTGGAGGGGCGGCTGCTGCGCATCCAGGGCAAGGGCACGTTCGTCGCCCAGCCGAAGGTCGCGCAGGTGCTGCAGCTCACCTCCTACATCGGCGACCTGCGCACCGCCGGCCTGGAGCCCGACACCAAGATCCTGGAGATCGGCTACATCACGGCGGACGAGGCGCTGGCCCGCCGCCTGGCCATCAACCCGGGCGGCCGCGTGCTGCGCATCCACCGGCTCAGGCTGGCCAACGGCGAGCCGGTCTCGATCGACACCACCCACCTGTCGGCCCGCCGCTTCCCCCGGCTGCGCCGCGAGCTGGAGGTGCACTCGTCGCTGTACGAGACGCTGCACAACGCCTACAACGTGCGGCTCACGGACGCCGAGGAGATCATCGAGACGGTGCTGGCGACCCCGTACGACGCCAAGGCCCTCGGCGTGGACGTCGGCCTGCCGATGCTGCTGCTCACCCGCCATGCCTTCGACGCCGACGGCAACCCGGTCGAGTGGGCCCAGTCCCTCTACCGCGGCGACCGCTACAAGTTCGTCACGCGTCTGCGCCGTCCGTGA
- the bioD gene encoding dethiobiotin synthase — protein MSVLIVTGTDTGVGKTIVTAAVAALARRPGSSVAVVKPAQTGVTPGEAGDLDEVIRLAGVTTTFELARYPAPLSPAAAARAAGLPPVSLPAAAERIGELAETHRLVLVEGSGGLLVRFDEDGGTLADLARTLGAPVLVVVRAGLGTLNHTALTLEAMAHRGLSPAGLVIGSWPGKPGEAERSNVADLEMLAARPLAGVLPEGAGALGAEEFADAARRGLGAALGGCLDLATFRRSFRLSA, from the coding sequence GTGAGCGTCCTCATCGTCACCGGCACCGACACCGGGGTCGGCAAGACCATCGTGACCGCCGCCGTGGCGGCGCTGGCCAGGAGGCCCGGTTCGAGCGTGGCCGTGGTGAAGCCCGCCCAGACCGGGGTGACCCCCGGCGAGGCCGGAGACCTGGACGAGGTCATCCGCCTGGCCGGGGTGACGACGACGTTCGAGCTGGCGCGCTACCCCGCGCCCCTCTCCCCGGCCGCCGCCGCGCGGGCGGCCGGGCTGCCGCCCGTGTCGCTGCCCGCGGCCGCCGAGCGGATCGGCGAGCTGGCCGAGACCCACCGGCTCGTGCTGGTGGAGGGCTCGGGCGGGCTGCTGGTGCGCTTCGACGAGGACGGCGGCACACTGGCCGACCTGGCGCGGACGCTCGGCGCGCCGGTCCTCGTCGTCGTCCGGGCCGGGCTGGGCACGCTCAACCACACCGCGCTCACGCTGGAGGCGATGGCCCACCGCGGGCTGTCCCCTGCGGGCCTGGTGATCGGGTCGTGGCCCGGGAAGCCGGGCGAGGCCGAGCGGAGCAACGTGGCCGACCTGGAGATGCTGGCGGCGCGCCCCCTGGCGGGGGTCCTGCCGGAGGGCGCGGGGGCGCTCGGCGCCGAGGAGTTCGCCGACGCGGCCCGGCGGGGGCTGGGGGCCGCGCTCGGCGGTTGCTTGGACCTTGCCACGTTCAGGCGGAGCTTCAGGCTGTCGGCGTGA
- a CDS encoding sensor histidine kinase yields the protein MRVPRPWSARAWLDTAHVMTGVLVSAVLFELTLVMVVAPPLLRRGMPVLTGVQRSRFAAFLGARIPPTTAPATWRHAATWRQAGYHLLSPLVSVACALPVALVWSGALVGLTAFLQPHLQPPPMEFPLDLRNPVMAGAYVAVGAALLVLAPILARATANLDLAVARVLLGPSRDELDRRIETLTESRAGVIDAADAERRRIERDLHDGAQQRLVSLAMNLGLARATLTDLPEPARDAIVQAHEDAKQALKELRDFVRGLHPAVLNDQGLDAALSGVAARAPIPVRLRVDLDRRPSPTIEAVAFFIVSEALTNIAKHAAATKAEVSVTRERDRLRVSVYDDGRGGADLAGGTGLRGLAQRIGAVDGTLRLSSPFGGPTTIEVELPCE from the coding sequence ATGAGAGTCCCCCGCCCGTGGTCGGCACGGGCCTGGCTCGACACGGCGCACGTGATGACCGGGGTTCTGGTCTCGGCGGTGCTGTTCGAGCTGACGCTGGTGATGGTGGTGGCGCCGCCGCTGCTGCGCCGTGGCATGCCCGTCCTGACGGGGGTCCAACGGTCCCGGTTCGCCGCCTTCCTCGGCGCGCGCATCCCACCGACGACGGCGCCCGCCACCTGGCGCCATGCGGCAACCTGGCGGCAGGCCGGCTACCACCTGCTCTCGCCGCTGGTGAGCGTGGCGTGCGCGCTCCCGGTCGCGCTGGTCTGGTCCGGCGCCCTGGTGGGTTTGACCGCGTTCCTGCAACCGCATCTGCAGCCGCCGCCGATGGAGTTCCCCCTCGACCTGCGCAACCCCGTCATGGCCGGCGCGTACGTCGCCGTCGGCGCGGCGCTGCTGGTGCTCGCCCCGATCCTGGCGCGGGCCACGGCGAACCTGGACCTGGCGGTCGCCCGCGTGCTGCTCGGCCCGAGCCGCGACGAGCTGGACCGGCGCATCGAGACGCTGACCGAGAGCCGCGCCGGCGTGATCGACGCCGCCGACGCCGAGCGCCGCCGCATCGAACGCGATTTGCACGACGGCGCCCAGCAGCGGCTGGTGTCGCTGGCGATGAACCTCGGGCTGGCCCGCGCCACCCTCACCGACCTGCCCGAGCCCGCCCGGGACGCGATCGTGCAGGCCCACGAGGATGCCAAGCAGGCGCTCAAGGAGCTCCGCGACTTCGTCCGCGGCCTGCACCCGGCCGTGCTCAACGACCAGGGCCTCGACGCGGCGCTGTCCGGCGTCGCCGCCCGCGCCCCCATCCCCGTACGGCTCCGCGTCGACCTCGACCGGCGGCCCTCCCCGACCATCGAGGCGGTGGCCTTCTTCATCGTGTCCGAAGCCCTGACCAACATCGCCAAGCACGCGGCGGCCACCAAGGCCGAGGTGAGCGTGACGCGCGAGCGCGACCGGCTGCGCGTGTCCGTCTACGACGACGGCCGCGGCGGCGCCGACCTCGCGGGCGGCACCGGGCTGCGCGGCCTCGCCCAGCGGATCGGCGCGGTCGACGGCACGCTGCGGCTGAGCAGCCCGTTCGGCGGCCCGACGACGATCGAGGTGGAGCTGCCATGCGAGTAG
- a CDS encoding response regulator: MRVVLAEDSVLLREGLIRLLDAAGLHVVAAVADAEGLLRAAEEHRPELVVTDVRMPPTHTDEGLRAALVLRRQRPDLAVLVLSQYVEERYAAQLLASATGGGVGYLLKDRVADVAEFIDALRRVAAGGTALDPEVVSQLLLRGHSDPLDRLTPREHEVLKLMAEGRSNAGIGQELVLSEGAVGKHIGNIFAKLDLSPAEGDHRRVLAVLRFLKVRSLP; this comes from the coding sequence ATGCGAGTAGTGCTCGCCGAGGACTCGGTCCTGCTGCGCGAGGGCCTGATCCGGCTGCTGGACGCCGCCGGCCTGCACGTGGTGGCGGCCGTGGCGGACGCCGAGGGGCTGCTGCGCGCGGCCGAGGAGCACCGGCCCGAGCTGGTGGTCACCGACGTGCGGATGCCGCCCACCCACACCGACGAGGGCCTGCGGGCGGCACTGGTGCTGCGCCGCCAGCGGCCCGACCTCGCCGTGCTGGTGCTGTCGCAGTACGTGGAGGAGCGCTACGCGGCCCAGTTGCTCGCCTCCGCGACCGGCGGCGGCGTCGGCTACCTGCTGAAGGACCGGGTGGCCGACGTGGCCGAGTTCATCGACGCGCTGCGCCGGGTGGCGGCGGGCGGCACGGCCCTGGACCCCGAGGTCGTCTCCCAGTTGCTGCTGCGCGGCCACAGCGACCCTCTCGACCGGCTCACCCCGCGCGAGCACGAGGTGCTCAAGCTGATGGCAGAGGGCCGCTCCAACGCGGGCATCGGCCAGGAGCTCGTGCTCAGCGAGGGCGCGGTGGGCAAGCACATCGGCAACATCTTCGCCAAGCTCGACCTCTCCCCCGCCGAGGGCGATCATCGACGTGTGCTGGCCGTCCTGCGGTTTCTCAAGGTCAGGAGCCTGCCGTGA
- a CDS encoding DUF4097 family beta strand repeat-containing protein: protein MRRLWLILGTVATALALTLTTVGLYHGLADADPPTETSRRSIAVDQAVLSLQAGPGVHALAIEAGEAGEIVVERWVRWSERRPTVTEEWDGRALRLGAGCPGLRHGTPICEVDYVLFVPPEATIEAGTVSGSLYVGGVQGRVRATSVSGDVRVNETLGDVHVRSDSGDVRGMELSGGRTDVEVGSGDVELGFRQPPTDVRAKVRAAGEVNVIVPDDRTSYDVTTSATAVDVRVRHDPDSPRKITAETGAGHVRVCCG from the coding sequence GTGAGAAGACTCTGGCTCATCCTGGGGACGGTGGCGACGGCGCTCGCCCTGACGCTGACCACCGTGGGCCTCTACCACGGCCTCGCCGACGCCGACCCGCCGACGGAGACCTCCCGCAGGTCCATCGCCGTCGACCAGGCCGTGCTGAGCCTGCAGGCCGGACCGGGCGTGCACGCCCTCGCCATCGAGGCCGGCGAGGCGGGCGAAATCGTCGTGGAGCGGTGGGTGCGCTGGAGCGAGCGCAGGCCGACCGTGACCGAGGAATGGGACGGCCGAGCCCTGCGGCTCGGCGCCGGCTGCCCCGGCCTGCGACACGGCACCCCCATCTGCGAGGTCGACTACGTGCTGTTCGTGCCGCCGGAGGCGACCATCGAGGCCGGGACCGTGAGCGGTTCCCTGTATGTGGGCGGCGTCCAGGGCAGGGTTCGCGCCACCTCGGTCTCCGGCGACGTACGGGTGAACGAGACCCTCGGCGACGTGCACGTCAGGAGCGACTCCGGCGACGTCCGTGGCATGGAGCTGAGCGGCGGGCGCACCGACGTGGAGGTGGGGTCCGGCGACGTGGAGCTGGGCTTCCGGCAGCCGCCGACGGACGTGCGGGCGAAGGTCCGCGCCGCCGGCGAGGTGAACGTGATCGTGCCGGACGACCGGACCTCGTACGACGTGACGACCAGCGCGACCGCCGTGGACGTGCGCGTTCGGCACGACCCCGACTCCCCCAGGAAGATCACCGCCGAGACGGGCGCCGGCCACGTCCGCGTCTGCTGCGGCTGA
- a CDS encoding acetolactate synthase, protein MESAKHAGDAAVAVSKAYGVETMFTLSGGHVFPLYDGAVHEGMRILDVRHEQSAVFAAEATARLTRRPGLAVLTAGPGITNGVSGVATAHFNGSPVVVLGGRAPQSRWGSGALQEMDHPPLLGPITKLAFTASDAESVGQDVEMAFRTALAPHRGPVFLDIAMDHLFAPSPVHDVETQTPSPLEPDPEALVSIARLIAEAERPVLVLGSDVWMDRAEEAARDFAETWRLPVILNGQGRGILPAGHELLVTRARGLAFGQADLVIVIGTPLDFRLGYGWFGGKDGAPLAKVVHIADAPSQLATHMQPAASAAGDLSVVFWSLGTACGEAGVKPDRHAAWLARLSEAAAAAVAGDAGLLAADSDPIHPMRIYGELNRVLDDDAVVIGDGGDFVSYAGKYVEPKRPGNWLDPGPYGCLGTGLGYSIAARLARPSSQVVLLLGDGAAGFSLMDVDTLVRHNLPVVMICGNNGMWGLEKHPMQLLYGYDVAAELQPNCRYDQVVTALGGGGELVTSPSEIGPALRRAFDAGVPYMVNIATDPQIAYPRNTTGV, encoded by the coding sequence ATGGAGTCTGCGAAGCACGCCGGTGACGCCGCCGTCGCCGTGTCCAAGGCCTATGGCGTCGAGACCATGTTCACCCTGTCGGGAGGTCACGTCTTCCCGCTCTACGACGGGGCCGTGCACGAGGGCATGCGCATCCTCGACGTACGCCACGAGCAGAGCGCGGTGTTCGCCGCCGAGGCGACCGCGCGGCTGACGAGAAGACCGGGCCTGGCGGTGCTCACGGCGGGCCCCGGCATCACCAACGGCGTCAGCGGCGTCGCCACGGCCCACTTCAACGGCTCCCCGGTGGTGGTCCTCGGCGGGCGTGCGCCGCAGTCGCGCTGGGGCAGCGGCGCGCTTCAGGAGATGGACCATCCGCCGCTGCTCGGACCGATCACCAAGCTGGCGTTCACCGCGAGCGACGCCGAGTCGGTGGGCCAGGACGTCGAGATGGCCTTCCGCACCGCCCTCGCCCCGCACCGCGGCCCGGTGTTCCTCGACATCGCCATGGACCACCTGTTCGCGCCCTCGCCGGTCCACGACGTCGAGACGCAGACGCCGTCGCCGCTGGAGCCCGACCCCGAGGCGCTCGTCTCGATCGCCCGGCTGATCGCCGAGGCCGAGCGGCCGGTGCTGGTCCTCGGCTCCGACGTGTGGATGGACCGCGCCGAGGAGGCGGCCCGCGACTTCGCCGAGACCTGGCGGCTGCCCGTCATCCTCAACGGCCAGGGGCGTGGCATCCTGCCCGCAGGCCACGAGCTGCTCGTCACCCGGGCACGCGGCCTCGCCTTCGGCCAGGCGGACCTGGTCATCGTGATCGGCACGCCGCTCGACTTCCGTCTCGGCTACGGCTGGTTCGGCGGCAAGGACGGTGCCCCGCTGGCCAAGGTGGTGCACATCGCCGACGCGCCGTCGCAACTCGCCACGCACATGCAGCCGGCCGCGTCGGCCGCCGGCGACCTGTCCGTCGTGTTCTGGAGCCTCGGCACGGCCTGCGGCGAGGCCGGCGTCAAGCCCGACCGCCACGCCGCCTGGCTGGCCCGGCTGTCGGAGGCGGCCGCCGCGGCCGTCGCGGGCGACGCCGGGCTGCTGGCCGCCGACAGCGACCCCATCCACCCGATGCGGATCTACGGCGAGCTGAACCGGGTGCTCGACGACGACGCCGTGGTCATCGGCGACGGCGGCGACTTCGTCTCCTACGCCGGCAAGTACGTCGAGCCCAAACGGCCCGGCAACTGGCTCGACCCGGGCCCCTACGGCTGCCTCGGCACCGGGCTCGGCTACTCGATCGCGGCGCGGCTGGCCAGGCCCTCCTCCCAGGTGGTGCTGCTGCTGGGCGACGGCGCCGCCGGCTTCTCGCTGATGGACGTCGACACGCTGGTGCGCCACAACCTGCCGGTGGTGATGATCTGCGGCAACAACGGCATGTGGGGGCTGGAGAAGCACCCGATGCAGCTGCTGTACGGCTACGACGTGGCCGCCGAGCTGCAGCCGAACTGCCGCTACGACCAGGTGGTGACGGCCCTGGGCGGAGGTGGCGAGCTGGTCACCAGCCCGTCGGAGATCGGGCCGGCGCTGCGCCGGGCGTTCGACGCGGGCGTGCCGTACATGGTGAACATCGCGACCGACCCCCAGATCGCCTACCCCCGCAACACGACAGGCGTGTGA